CTTACACAGTAAAACCATTGAAATAAGCATATTCCTCAGCTGTGAATCCACAAATATCTTGGCAAGATAATTCCACACCTTGCTGAAGAAGAAGCTTTACTAAACGTGTTGGTTCACCACTGACAGCAAGAATAAGGGCTGTTCTGGAGCAAGAAATAGAAACGAATGCCCATTTAAAGATCTTAAACAtgcctcattttaaaaagtcagtcttCTCAATTTACTATTCAAATGTAGGACCTCTATCAGAAAGAATCAAGGCAAGAATGTAAAAAGTACAGCAGATCTGCTCAAAAAAGGGTGCCAGTCACAGATCATATCATGGAGTCTAAACATGAACAGTACCTAGGAAGCAGCTAGCTCAGTCATTTTCAATCTCTTCTTCCTGGAAGCCTAGTGTTTCCAAAAACATGTCTCAAAATTCCATGAAGGAATGTGTCTTAGGACTTTGGGTCCCCTGATCCCATTTAACTACAACAGTTGGTCATCTATGTAAGAGTCTAACGTTAAATTCTaataataaatgacaaataaataacaacaataataaccaATTAGTAGTTGGTCCAACTGTTTGATtttacaaagggaaaaacaaatcCTGAAAGTTCAGATAATCTGTCCAAAAGCATGTGAGCATACATCCTATGGGTCTTATGGTTCTATATTTTCTCGTTATCATATCCCTGTGTTTCgtggacatacacacacacacacacacacacacacacacacacaatcctatTAGGTAGCTCTAGTTACGTGCtatcttatttattaattatacctTTGATAATTATCTGAAGCATTCACATCAGCCCCTTTCTCCAGAAGAAATTTTACCATTTTTGGATTGTTGTTAATAACGGCAACCAACAGTGGAGTATAACCATcctgaaaaaattatttcaaaatgattaaaatattgtAGCAAATTTTCATGCTCTTTAGATTTAAGTTCAACTTAAAATACGTGTGTATAAAAACTTCTGAATATACACTGTAACCCTTAAAAGATTTTAGTGCATaaaaaaatgtgatttcaaaGACCAATAAAACAAATCAGGGTTGAGCCAGACAAAAAATTAAAGTTGCTATTTTAGGCTTAATTCAAATTGTAGGTTAAGAGCAGCCTAGAATAAGTAAGTGATGAGCACCTAGCATTTAATGTAAGTATTGCATATCATCAATTCACATTTCATAATATTGTCATATTCAGATTTCCATTGGGTTTCATTTAAACCTCCAAGGCTGGCACTTATTTTGGATGTCATGTAGACAAAATATCAGTAAAGTAtcaatatgctttttaaaaaaattcatcgGTTATTCATAATGCCTTAATAGAAGAGTtagattaattttaatattatgtgATTTGCTATTTCaaccctattattattattcatgagtatatcaataaaatagaaaaaaggtgggttttatgtttttatcaaTACCCAGTTATAAGAGAATTAAATATTCCTCATTTGTTAAGGCCTGTTAAACAATTATAATTGTTAAATATAGTGTTTCTTTGGAGGTCAGGATTACAATctgcaataaaataaagaaagactttaagagaagaaaaattttatcagtttttgataatctcttctctttctccccaaTTTCAGTTTGGAAAATTCATtctttatataacatatatttcaaCATAGATGAATTATCTGAAATATGCTCTTCAGTTGCTTTCTAAAATATaggattttttcctttaatagaAAACTACCTTATTTTTCGCTTCAAGATCAGCTTCATAATCAAGCAGTTGTTCAACTAATGATAAACTTTGACCACAAACAGCATAGTGAAGAGCAGTATTATAACGAACATCCCTCAGATTTGGGTCTGCACCACAGTTTAGAAGAATAGTAGCACAATCCTCATTTTGACACTGTACTGCCTGTTAATGCAACAAGAGTAGATGAGTAACAAATTTACTATTTGGGATATGATAAATTAATGTTTGATACtatgttttaaaacatgaaaaatcaacaaaagttAACTAGGAGAACTCAAACACATTCCAATTGAAAACGAAAAATTATGGCATACCTTAATCAATGGGGATTTGTTTTCACTATCCCGgatatttattttgcattgttGCTCAATTAAGAAAAGTACAACATCTCTATGTCCATTCGCACAGGCCAGGTGCAAAGGTGTTCTAtgtcaataaaacaaaacacaaagttaGAGATAAGTCTCCGTTTGAGAAGTTACTTATTTTACTCAAAAACAAGCCAGATTGTACATTGCTAAAGTACGTGCTGCATGCACATATTTCTATTTAAACAAATGTACATTAACTACAATTACCTTTTATTGAAATTTCAGGGCTATGCCAGTGTGTTGAAGATTAAGTATTTAACTGATTTCACTTCAAGGAAAATGTAACTATAATTAgatgaaaaatagattttttaaaaagtaccaaaaTGATATCTGGGCTTGGAAAAGATAATAAAGTTATGCATcacaataaaatttagaaattatatttaaaacctGAGATGCATCTAATAGGTAACAGGAGGAAAGTATATTACTTAATGACATGTTATCCCtaattgtgtgtttttctttattaactcAGTGATTAATGTTGGCATTTGTATCTGAGGAGTAAAAGGTGAATGCCTAAGGACTCTCTAAGTTGTAGATCTTAACCCTATTTTAAGTTATTACACTAATTTCCACTTCTAAAGAACCATATTCTAGGTAGCCTGCCAGAAACCAGACACACATTCATGAACTTTGACAGAAGACTAATTAGATCCATTTAAATTTTGCAATTTTTAGCCTAGACTGgccctcaataaacatttatcttCTCCTAAGGTGATATCATTATAGCCTTGTTTTTAGATAATTTTATAATGCCAAGGCCACATATAAATAATCCATTTAAAACAAGAagcttaaatatattttccttgtttCACTCTAGCTCCTCAGAAGTACTCTATGGGTACCTAAATAGACCCGCTATTGACACACAGGAGTAGCAAAaagatgaacctcaaaaataaGATAACTACTTAAAAATAAGGcaattttcaaaaagataaactAACTAAACCTATTCACAATAACTTACCATCTCTAGCAGTAaaccaagaaaatataaaaacagtttGAAAAAATTGGAGAAAGCTAAAAATCTAATTAAGTTTACCCGAATGTAATCTCTGGAAGGCAGGACTGTAATATAACTACAATATAAAAAGCCAAATTTTAACCAGTTATATTATTATTTAGCTAAAGAGAGAGCACAGTCAGGAAGAGGACAGTCAGCTAACATAACAGAATAAAACCAGAAGTTATCCATAATTAACGTACTTCATGGAAAAGACAATCTGAACTTAAGGAACAAACAAAGAAGAACTTTGTTGTAGGACAAAAGTGATTCATCAAACACCATGGTCTAAATTATGTTTCCCTCAAAACTATCCACCTTACTTTACTGTGATTCCATCCTTACCAAGCATTTCTGATGACTAATTTCTCAGTAATCCTGATACAATGAAGCATTGATTAACCTTTCTGCTCACATTTACAATTTGGTTTAAGGATGAAATTCCTTATGTAATAGGAGTTTTCAGAGCCCTCAATCCCAACACAACACAGGGCTAAATAGCTTTAAGCCCACCAAAGATAAGTCTTTGCAGTAGATAGCAAATCCTGGCAAACATTTTGATGTGTCCCCTTCATCTGCCATTACACCTATCTTGAGAATTTAGTTCCAAGGAACTTTGGTGGTTTCCACCCAATTTTTAGATCTGCCTCCCTCCaactccagttttattttttacctaatttaaaat
The nucleotide sequence above comes from Macaca nemestrina isolate mMacNem1 chromosome 4, mMacNem.hap1, whole genome shotgun sequence. Encoded proteins:
- the LOC105475471 gene encoding ankyrin repeat domain-containing protein 7 encodes the protein MNKLFSFWKRKNETRSRTSSDPSIGQGYNLREKDLKKLHRAASVGDLKKLKEYLQLKKYDVNMQDKKYRTPLHLACANGHRDVVLFLIEQQCKINIRDSENKSPLIKAVQCQNEDCATILLNCGADPNLRDVRYNTALHYAVCGQSLSLVEQLLDYEADLEAKNKDGYTPLLVAVINNNPKMVKFLLEKGADVNASDNYQRTALILAVSGEPTRLVKLLLQQGVELSCQDICGFTAEEYAYFNGFTVYPQFTASRGKKKHVK